The DNA region ATTACTCATACTTTGATTCATCTACACAATAGCATATTTTTCACAACATACATCAACCCcaaaccatcaacaacaacacaacacacaatgtTATTTATCATTCTTCTAAACCTGACCCTAACATTTTGCAAAGAATTGATACATGTTTAATAATCACAAACAATCAACACtacatcaagaacacaaacaacattttcaaagcaaggaatccaatcacaacatcaaaacccaacaatatcctctaacaaccattacccacataaaacccatcattttcataattataggaaatgataactcacacccttaccttagagatgatgattgagttactctatagtgttctagcaagcttgggttgatcaagatgatgctcttcttctccaatttcctcttcctcctccaaaccctaacttttctctcttttcttcttttttctcctccttctctctacttctttctatttctcttctttctctttctatcttatttctattctatttctattctatttctattctttgttttaattaaataaaaactaactaatgggcttaattgttacacctcccttaattactatatacaccactaggcccaatagctattataccacaattctcataattaaactctaataatatattaacacacaataaaatattttaccgaaataattataaatcaaacattataaaataataataataacactTAATAAAAATCGGGGCGTTACAACTCTCCCCCCCTTAAATATTTTCGTCCTTGAAAATTACCTCATTCGAATAACTCTGGGTAGGAGTTGTGCATCCTGTTCTCCAATTCCCATGTCGTGCTTTCTCTGACTGCACCAATCCAAACAACCTTCACCAAATCAATTTCCTTTCCCCGTAGGGACTTCGTCTCACGACCTTCGATCCTCAAAGGCATCGTCTCAACCGTAAGATTATCGCGCACTTGAATATCATCCATTTGAATCACATGAGACGGATCCAAAATATACTTCCTAAgttgagacacatggaacacgTCATGCAAATTCGAGAGGTTTGGCGGTAACGCCACTCTATAAGCAAGTTTTCCCACTCTACTCGTAATTTGATACGGTCCAATGAAACGAGGAGTCAACTTCTTATCTTTCAATGCTCGTCCAACACCGGTCGTAGGTGTGACTCTTAGAAACACATGATCACCCTCTTGAAATTCCAAatcctttctcctcttatcatgataactctttttCCTACTTTGAGAAATCTTCATCTTATCCCGAATCATCTTAACCGTCTTGGTAGTTTCTCGAACAATCTCGGGTCCAAGTACCACACTTTCACCAGATTCATGCCAACACAACAGAGTCCTACACCTCCgcccatacaaagcttcaaagGCGCCATTCCAATACTTGAATGGTAACTATTGTTgtaagtaaactccaccaacggaAGGTGAGTATCCCAtgaacctccttgttcaagaatACACGCCTTTAACAAATcttccaaggattggatagtcctctccgtttgaccatccGTCTGAGGATGATAcgccgaactcaacctcaacttggAACCTAAAGCTTCTTGCAAACTCTTCCAAAATTCtgaagtgaacctcggatctctatccgaaacaatacaAAGAGGAACACCGTGCAGCTTCACAATAACATTGGTATAAATCTCCGCCAACTTCGACACCGGATAACTTATGTTAATAGGAATAAAGTGAGCCGACTTCGTAAgcctatcaacaatcacccaaatagcaTCACATCCTCTAGATGTATTCAGTAGACCCGTTACAAAgtccatggaaatgctatcccacttccactcaaGAATTTctaacggttgcatcaaccccGCAGGTTTTTGATGCTCCACCTTTGATTTCTGGCAAGTCAAGCACGCATACACGAACTGAGCTACTTCACGCTTCATTCCCGAccaccaaaataatcttttcaaatcttGGTACATCTTAGTCGCTCCGGGATGAATACTCAAATTACTCCTATGGCTTTCTTCCAAGatgataacacgaaattatatcgctttttaagacttaattcaattaaattattttatcatttacactaatttatcccattttatcagatattatgcagtatttctcttctatttatatcaggtacccattttgaagcaaaagtgaaaaagggaagaaaaggaggtgtaaaaagcaacaaaaaggagagaaaaggaaccaaaggccaaagcccagcccaaagcgcacaagtcaccaatgctgtgcctgtgacggacgtcacaggacgcgtgacgagcgtcacgcgaaggagccttgtgacggacgtcacacatagcgtgacgagcgtcacgcaaccCCACTACCTTTGTGGCGCAAGTATCGCCCTCAGAAGGACTCGAAGAATAACGTTAAGGAATTGGTCTCCTATATGCACGCCGTGGATATAGCCACGCTGAAGAAGGAGAGAAACGGAATGCTGctaccaaggctattataaatagccgtctcacaaaccaaaagttacagagtttttgcacgctcagttttgcggaagctctgccaaatttattttttcacgcctttgcttatttttcttcctttccagcatcgtccattttatttattttattttgcaagctttgttctttttttcccttgcaatttattttcccccgttcttagcttttagatatttttcgcgtagtagtttctacaccggaaactactgggcaactttataccggatttaaccttacgttatattcgagtttttttatttccttgatttaatttactgtttaattgaagaatcgaagaacaaatcctaccggcttgtggtggagtgttcaagaccattgtattacgcattcaggttctttaattgttatttaatttttatgctttattctattgtttatttgcattgcctgcctgaaatgagtctgtgtatgcatgatattaattattattcagtaagcatgtctggctaatttgcctaggtatcggtatgtaaagtaagcagaaagagggatcaaaactaagtcggtctattcaaacttaaaattagaatcaatctttttacggtcttgacttacaggtttaataacaagatttttttacaaaggtaaaagacataaagaagttgaaaccaacagagcgagagtttgaggttttaactggacagtgtaagttagtcattaaatctatctcagggcgagagcaagttttagaattaattaaattctgacctttttccaaaaagtatttttaaagattgaatgtgaggacgagagttaagcatttagatttaattgtataacctaagtcaacagagcgaaagtttgagataagggtgtttaaaacggtcagtattttcttaaaaagagtttctgcaactttattgttttcaaaatatgatttttgacttaattataagtgacagcaacattaacataagatcatggtttcttcaacagagcgagagtttgagataaaacctttaaccaataaagttagtcgaaacgatttattttaaaaccgagagaccgacaaggaattgattccctagttttgacgaaccacataccgatatccgttttattaatatttaatctagatattagtttagctcttagctcccttttccccaaacaatcaaacattttcaccttagatttacgtagtaaccttagataacggtacatcgattcataagtccctgtgggatcgatatcttttaaaactacgcgatagaactgtgcacttgcagtttgtatcccattctcgactcgcacagtcgagcgatcaagtttttggcgccgttgccgggggacttttattcaatcgatatcgtaactcttccgttacgctgtagagactaaggtttctttttccttctattctttctttcgttgatttgtatgccacgcactcgctctcaaggcgaaccgctctatttacgaatcaacgatatcgaactatatctccgagtcttacgacgaattcgggaatatcgtgctgaaaacaatctccctcctataaaccttcctgatatcaaaaacatttttccttctttaaccgagatggcagaaccagctcgtgctcttagagattacgccgctccatcgcaagatgaaccgcattcaagtattgctccgcccgcaatcgaagcaaacaactttgaacttaaaccttcactgctgcaggctgtgcaacagaaccaattctctggaaatcttaccgaagatccaaaccttcatttatccgtatttgttcaatatgctgatactgttaaagctaatggtgtcacttcagaggcaattcgacttcgtctttttcctttctcattaagagatagcgctagaagatggcttcaatctctaccttccaactcagtcaccacatggaacgagttgaagaaagttttccttgcccgatattttccgccaagcaaaacagctatgttaagagcccagataaacggatttaaacagaaagacaacgagtctcttttcgaagcatgggaaagatacaaagacatgatgagactttgcccacaccatggtttggaagactggttagtaattcacacattttataatggtctcttatacaatacaaggttaacaatagacgccgctgcaggtggtgcattaatgaacaaaccttatgctgatgcttaccagcttatcgagagcatggcccaaaaccactatcagtggggaaccgaacgaacaacagtggaaaaacctcaaccgaaaactggcatgtacgagataagtaaccttgatcacgtcaatgcaaaagtggatgctttggtccagaagattgaaagtttaaatgtatcaccaccaaccgccgtggttgctatagctcagaattgcgaggtctgtggaatccaaggccacactcctgcggaatgtcaactcttgactggaatccaaacagagcaagtaaactatgctcaaggaagcccctattcgaatacctataacccaaattggaagaatcatccaaacttttcatataagagtaataatgctttatacgcacctggacagtctccgaatcaaaccccatctatacctccggggtaccagaaaccaaatcctaacaataatacccctagaaaatccaacttggaaatcatgatggaaaactttatagcttcccaacaacaaaccaataaagatttcttaaaccagaacatacacactggcgaacaacttaaacaactagcaagcaaagtagatgccttggctacccataacaaaatgttagaaacccaaatatctcaagtagctcaacaacaagcacctactgctgcaccaactggtacattccctggacagccccaacctaatccgagaagccaagctcatgcaattatattaagaagtggaacggaagtggaaggaccgtctgatccaaggatagaaaaccaaagccctaagaaatctactgaggaaagtgaacctaaggaaaaggaagagagtaataaggataccctagaaaagaaggaaccttatgtacctccaccaccttacaaaccacctataccttaccctcaaaggcttgttaaaaccaaagatgtaggtcaatttagaaaatttgttgatctccttaagcaattaaacgttacaattccatttaccgaagctattacgcagatgccctcatatgctaaattcttaaaagaaattctttctaataaaaggaaacttgaggatagtgaaaccgttacactccctgccgaatgtagcgctataatccaaaacatgccccctaaactcaaggatccaggtagcttctctataccctgtcacataggaaaatttgtcatcgacaaagccttatgcgatttaggagccggaattagcgttatgcctttatccatatgtaagagactggaaatgggagaattaagaccgaccaagatgtctgtacaactagcagatcgttccatcaaatatcctgtaggaatccttgagaacgttcccgtacgcataggtcagttttacattcccactgacttcacaattatggatattagagaagatgatactacacctattatactaggaagaccattcttagcaactgccggtgcaatcatagacgtaaaacgaggaagactcaccttcgaagtaggtgaagagaaaattgaattcattctttccaaattcttgaaagcacctgcaatagaagatacatgttacttcatggatatcatcgatgaatgcataaaagaagcagagtcaggagaagacaaatcatcagactatcttttagaagacaaatctaaacaatgcttagcaataacaccagatcctacgcagtgtcttaacaaaccaacccctgatttgaaaacacttcccaaaaatctgagatatgaattcctagacttagaacttgaacgacctgtgatagtcaatgcagatctaggaagactcgaaacagaaaaactcctacatatcttaagaaaatatccaaccgcactaggataccacataaccgatcttaaaggaataagcccttctatttgtatgcatcgcatcatgttagaagaagacggtaaaacctctagggaacaccagagaagactaaatccgatcctaagtgaggtagtaaagaaagaaataaccaagttattagaagcaggtattatatatcctatatctgatagcaaatgggtcagtcccgtacacgttgtaccaaagaaaggaggcataaccgttattgaaaacgaaaaaggagaaactataactaaacgaatcgaatcggggtggagaatgtgcattgattataggaaactaaacaaagcaacccgaaaagatcatttccctttaccattcattgaccaaatgttagaacgactagctaaacattcacatttctgttatttggacggttattcaggcttctttcaaataccaattcaccctgatgaccaagaaaagacaacattcacatgcccttttggtaccttcgcgtatagacgaatgccgtttggtctgtgtaatgcccctgcaacttttcaaagatgcatgatggcaattttcgccgactttctcgaaaacatcatggaagtattcatggatgacttttctgtatacggacaaagtttcgaagaatgccttgaaaacctggaaagagttcttgaacgatgtgtaaaagtaaacttagtacttaattgggaaaagtgccactttatggtacaagaaggaattgttttaggacacatcatctcgaacagaggaattgaagtagacaaagccaaaatagaggtaatcgaaaatcttcaacccccaagaa from Lathyrus oleraceus cultivar Zhongwan6 chromosome 1, CAAS_Psat_ZW6_1.0, whole genome shotgun sequence includes:
- the LOC127098260 gene encoding uncharacterized protein LOC127098260 produces the protein MKISQSRKKSYHDKRRKDLEFQEGDHVFLRVTPTTGVGRALKDKKLTPRFIGPYQITSRVGKLAYRVALPPNLSNLHDVFHVSQLRKYILDPSHVIQMDDIQVRDNLTVETMPLRIEGRETKSLRGKEIDLVKVVWIGAVRESTTWELENRMHNSYPELFE